The sequence GTAAAAGTCATTAAGAGCGCAAACTTTGAGGAGGATATGTTCTATTGCAGTGTTCTTAGGACAAAACTGTTTGAAAAGAAGGTCTAACGATTTTTCCTGAAACTGATAGTTTTCCAATTTTTTAAATTGATCGAGGTACGATTCCACCATAGACGGGTTTGGCGCAGGAATCTTTTTAAGGCACTCTTTTTTGCGAAAGGAAGGGGTGTTCGAAACATTTGGTTCTTTGATTTTATTTGCCTGCAGGGGCGATTGAAGGATGCCTTCGCTGTTCCACCTGAAAAGCATTGGTTTTTTTGTTTTGTCAACCAAAAGCCATCGCGCCGAACGACTCATAGCGTATATCTGAGCTAAAAGAGCGTGATCCAAATTTTTGCAATGTCCCTTTTGAACACTGCGGCGATGAGATTCCGTGTCGTAAAAATCAGGATAATGCGCCTTGATAGCATCCCTCATTTGCTGGGGTGTGATACCTTGCGGGTTCTCTCTTACAATTTTCTTCAAGATTTCCGAGAAAATCATGAGATTCTCTTCTTCTCCGTCGGTTTCTTTTTGGCGGCGGGTTTGGCTTTTGGCGCAGCTTTGGCCTTGGCGGCGGGTTTGGCTGTTGCCGCCTTCTTGACCTTAGGCTTGGGTTTGCCCTTGTCCTTGGTGGCGGCCTTGGCCTTTGGCGCTGCCTTCGCTTTTGTTGTTTTGGCTTTGCCGCCAGTGCCGCCCTTGGCGATTTTGGCCTCAATGATTTCCAAGGCTTGCTCCAGCGTCAGCGCTTCGGGGTCATAGGCTTTGGTGACCGTTGCCATCACCTTGGCCCACTTGACATAGGGGCCAAAGCGTCCGGCGTTCAGCGTCACGTGTTTTTGATCACTTGGATGCTCGCCCAGCAATTTGGCAGACGATGTGCTGCCGCCGCGCCTGCCTTTATCCGGCTCGGCCAGCAAGACAACGGCACGATTTAGGCCAATCGACAAAACATCATCGTCGTCGGGAAGGCTTTTGTAACGCGGCCCTACCTTGATATAAGCGCCATAGCGGCCAAGGCCCGCCGTGATGATCTCGCCCGTTTCAGGATGAGCCCCGACTTCGCGCGGCAAGGCCAACAACTGCAAGGCCGTGTCCAGCGTGATCAAATTGGGATCGACGCCCTTGGGCAGAGAAACGCGCTTGGGCTTTGCCTTCACTTCTTTCTTCTTTTTCGCGGGCTTTTTGCCTTTGGCAGGTTTTTCTTCGGGCGCATCGGCGGGGGCGGTGGCCTCTGGCAAATCCAGCTGGACATAAGCGCCATAAGGCCCCATGCGGGCGCTGATGGGCATCTTAGTCTTCGGATCAAGGCCAAGCTCACGCGGAGGCATGTTCTGCGCGGCGTCTTCGCCCGCGCTTCCGCTGACGGCCAGAGGCCGCGTGTTTTTGCAATCGGGATAGTTAGAGCAGCCGATAAACGCGCCGAACTTACCCAGCTTCAATCCCATGCGACCAGAGCCGCACACGGTGCAGACGCGTGGATCGCTGCCATCTTCGCGCAAGGGGAAGAAGTGGGGGCCGAGAGCCTCATCCAGCGCATCGATCACGTCCGAGATTTTAAGGTCTTTCGTGCCGTCGACGGCCTTGGCAAAGTCCGTCCAGAAGCCACGCATGACTTTTTTCCACGCCAGCTTGTTGTCCGCGACTTCGTCCAGCTTTTCCTCAAGATCAGCGGTGAAGTCGTATTGGACGTAGGTTGAGAAATAATTCTCTAGGAAGGCCGTGACGATGCGGCCCCGATCCTCTGGCACAAAGCGCTTTTTATCCAGAACCACATAACTACGATCCTGCAAGACCTGCATGATGCTGGCATAGGTAGAAGGACGGCCAATGCCCAGTTCCTCAAGCCTTTTGACAAGGCTCGCCTCGCCATAGCGGGGAGGGGGCTGTGTGAAATGCTGCTCTGGCTTGATCTCTTGCTTATCCAGCGGATCGTTTTGATTGACGGGCGGCAGGCGGCGGTTGTCGTCATCTTGTTCGGCGGCATCATCGTCGCGGCTGTCCTGATACACCTTAAACCAGCCATCAAAAACGACGGTAGAGCCTGTGGCGCGGAAGGTCGCTTTGTTGCCGTTATCTGTAATATCGACGGCGACTTGATCCAACACGGCGCTGGCCATCTGGCACGCCATCGTGCGCTGCCAGATAAGCGTATAGAGGCGAAGCCCATCGGCATCCAAATACTTGGCGACTTGCTGAGGGCGGCGTTTTAAATCCGTGGGGCGGATGGCCTCGTGCGCTTCCTGCGCATTTTTGGCCGTCGATTTGTACATACGCGGAGAGCTGGCCACAAAATCCTTGCCATAGTCTTGTGCGATCACGTCTCGGGCGGCCATCACGGCCTCGGTCGAGATTGAAACGCCATCGGTACGCATATAGGTGATCAAACCCACCGTCTCGCCGCCGATATCAACGCCCTCATAAAGGGCTTGGGCGATCCGCATCGTGCGCGTTGCGCCAAGGCCCAGCTTACGGCTGGCCTCTTGTTGCAAGGTGGAGGTCGTAAAGGGCGGGTAGGGGTTGCGCTTGGATTGCTTTTTCTCGACCGCGCCAACATGGTAGGAAAGCTTGCTTAAAATCGCGAGGGTGGCGGTGGCCTCGGCCTCGTTGGAAATGGCAAATTTATCCAGTTTTTTGCCGTCCAAATGCGTCAAATTCGCGCTTAAAACACCCCCTTTTTGTGTCAAAAACGACCCTAAAAGTGTCCAAAATTCTTGCGGTTTGAAAGCTTCGATTTCGGACTCGCGCTCGCAAATCAGGCGAAGCGCGACCGATTGGACGCGTCCTGCGGACTTTGAGCCGGGCAGTTTGCGCCACAAAACGGGCGAGAGGGAAAAACCTACAAGATAGTCCAAAGCGCGGCGCGCGCGGTACGCGTCGACAAGGTTGTGATCGATCTCGCGCGGATGGGCGATGGCGTCCAAAACCGTCTGTTTCGTAATTTCATTAAAGGTGATGCGGTGGACGGGCGTGCCCTTGATCAGGTTCTTTTCCTTCAGGATTTCTTGAACATGCCACGCAATCGCTTCCCCTTCGCGATCAGGATCCGAGGCGAGATAGATGGCGTCTGCGCCTTTGGCGAGCTTGGCAATCTCGGCGACGGGTCGGCTGGCTCTATCGCCCAGCTCCCAATCCATGGCGAAATCTTCATCGGGGCGAACCGAGCCATCCTTGGGCGGCAAGTCGCGGATATGGCCGAACGAGGCCACAACGACATAGTCACTGCCTAGGTATTTATTGATGGTTTTCGCCTTAGCGGGCGATTCGACGATAACGACTTTATGCGACACGAGTTACCCTTTGCTGTCAGTTATCCGATTAAGGCCACTTGGTGTCCGGGCTGGCGATCCAGCCTTCCGGCCAGCTCCAATTCAAGCAGGACGGTAAGGACCAAGGGCAGAGACAATTGACATTGCCGGACGAGTTCGTCAACTAAAACTGGTGAAGGGCTTAGATTCTCTAGGATTTTTTCCCTTACTTGATCCAGTTTTTGGTCATCCACGATCATTTCCGCGTGTTCAAAGGGGTTGGCTTCCGTCTCGGCGAATAGTCGCAAAGGCCTGCTCAGGGACTCTATAACGTCTGCCGCGCTTTCGGTCAGGGTCGCGCCTTGGCGTAGCAAATCGTTCGTTCCTGCCGAGCGCGGATCAAGGGGCGAGCCCGGAACGGCGAACACCTCGCGCCCTTGTTCTAAGGCCATGCGGGCGGTGATCAGCGAGCCGGACTGCTTGGCGGCTTCGATCACGATGACCCCAAGGCTTAGGCCCGCGATGATCCGGTTGCGCTTTGGGAACAGGTTAGCGCGAGGCTCACAGTGGGCGGGCTGTTCGGATACCACGCAGCCTTGCGCGATGATGCGCTCATAAAGGACGCGGTTTTCTTCGGGATAGACGACATCGACGCCGCCCGCCACGACGGCGATGGTTCCCGTCGCAAGGGCGTTGTTATGCGCGGTTGTGTCGATCCCCCGCGCAAGGCCGGACGTGATGACATAGCCCTGTGCCGCCAGATCACTGGCCAGACGCTCGGCCATCTTGCGGCCATTGATGGAAGCGTTCCTTGCGCCAACGATGGCCAGCTGTTTTTTGTGAAGGATCGCCGGATCACCAAAAACCGTTAAGACGGGCGGCGCGTCTTCAATCGACGCCAGCCTTTCGGGATAGTCCGACTCACACGCGCAAAGGATATGCCCGCCCTTCTTTTCTATAAAGGTGATTTCCGTTTCGATGTCTTTGAGCGGGGGAGGGGTGAGGGGACGCCCACGTCCTCCCTTTTGTGCCAAGGCAGGAAGAGCCTCTAGCGCTTGCCGCGCTGAGCCATAACGGGTGAGCAGCTGATAAAAGGTGATGGGGCCGACATTTTCCGTGCGGATAAGGCGTAGCCAGTCCAAGCGTTCGGAAGTGGAAACGGTCGTTCTTTTCATAAGGCCTCTTCTTGCTATGGCTTTTCTTTAGAGTATTAGCCGTTTGATGAAAACAAGCATAGAACCTTTTTATCCTCCTGTTTTTCAGGCGTTTTTTGTATCACCTTGTCTCATTACTTGTTCTGCAGTAAACTGCGACCTTATTAAGATCGATTATCCAAGTATTGGAAGGCGGCTCCCGATGCATGACCTTATCCGTTATGACTATATTAATGAGGTGGCGGGGCTCGCTGGGCTTCTAAGCCTTCGTTTTATGGGGATTGATTTGAACGATGTTTATATTGATGACGACGTGCTTGGCGACGTTGTCAAAGATCACCGCACGCAATATAAAATTCGTACGGTCAGAGAGCGCTACCTTGATCCGCAAAGCCTCCAAAATGTTGATAATAGATTTCCTCTTGGGAAGGATTTTAAAGAATGGTTTGCTAAGAATAGTGCGTTCGTAAACCAATTAGATAGGCTTGTGGAGATACTAAACACAACAAACGATATGACGGCCTTTAGAGGGGCCTATAATAAGATATGGTCTTGCTGCCGAGATGATCAATCAAGCCTTGTCTCGCTTTGTGAAATTAAGCCTAAAGAGGTTGTCCGCCAGCAAAGGTATTCTCTGGCGTTGCATAGAAAATCTGAAAGGCCTGCGCCACGATAAGGGCCGTGAGACGGTTATAAGGCTGCGCTGAGAAGTGCTTTTGTGTATTCTTCTTGCGGCGCTTGAAACAGGCTTTCTGCTGCGCCTTCTTCCACGACGCGGCCTTCTTTCATCACGATGACATAGTTGGACAAGGCCTTCACGACGCGCAGATCGTGGCTGATAAACAGGTATGCAAGGCCATAGCGTTTTTGAAGATCGCGCAAAAGGTCGATGATTTGCGCCTGTACCGAGCGATCCAGTGCGGATGTCGGCTCATCAAGAATGACCAACTTGGGGCGCAGGATCATGGCGCGGGCAATCGCGATGCGTTGGCGCTGCCCACCTGAAAACTCATGCGGGAAACGCGTTTGCAAAGCAGGGTCAAGGCCGACATCGGCCAAGGCTTCCTCAATGCGGCGCTGGCGTTCTGCTTTGCTGCCCGCAAGGCCATGAATGTCGAGGCCCTCCGCGATAATATCGCCCACTGTCATGCGTGGGGACAGGCTGCCATAGGGGTCTTGAAACACGACTTGTATGGCTTGCCTTAAAGGCCGCATGGCGCTTCGTGAAAGTTTTTCTATTGCTTGGCCGTCAAAGGTAATCGTGCCTTGGCTGTCCGTGAGGCGCAAAAGGGCTAGCCCCAACGTCGTCTTGCCAGAGCCGGATTCGCCCACGATGCCAATGGTCTCACCCGCGCGGATAGACAGGCTAATGCCGTCCACGGCGCGGATGGTGTCCGTCACGCGGCGCAAGAAGCCCGTTTTGATCGGAAAATGCACCTTGATGTTATCGGCTTTTAGCACCAGTGGCGCATTAGGCGTGGCCTTGGTCGCATGGCCCTTTGGCTCCGCTGCCAGCAGCATTTGGGTATAGGGATGTTGGGGCGCGTTAAAGATCGCGTCACACGATCCGCTTTCTACAATCTCACCCGCCTGCATCACACTCACGCGATCCGCAATGCGGCGCACGATGCCCAGATCGTGCGTAATCATCAACAGCGCCATGCCCATTTTCTGTTGAATGTCTTTTAGAAGAGCCAGAATCTGCGCCTGAATGGTGACGTCCAGCGCGGTTGTCGGCTCATCCGCAATTAGCAAATCGGGATCATTCGCGAGCGCCATCGCGATCATCACGCGCTGTCGCTGCCCACCCGATAGCTCATGCGGATAGGCGGCAAGGCGCTTTTCGGGATCGGGTAAGCCTACCAGAGTCAAAAGCTCCAGCGTTCTTGCCCGCGCTGCCGTTTCGCTTAGGCCCTTATGGACAAAGAGAACCTCGCCAATTTGCTTTTCAATCGTGTGCAGCGGGTTAAGCGAGGTCATCGGCTCTTGAAAAATCATCGCGATCCGGTTGCCACGAATGGTTTGGATGGGGGGGGCGCTTTTCATTTTTTCGTCATCCCCGCGTAAGCGGGGATCCCGTTTTACTTGTTCAACAGAAACTAAACGGGATGCCCGCTTTCGCGGGCATGACGGACAAAGGATTGACAACCCATCAAACACAATCTCTCCCACCGGCTCTACAGGGAGTAGGCGAAGGATCGACAAAGCGGTGACGGACTTGCCAGAGCCGGACTCGCCGACCAGCGCCAGAGTCTCTCCTTTGTTGATCGTGAAGGACACGCCGCGCACCGCTTGGACGGCGCACGCGCCATTGCCAAAAGTAACATTCAGGTTTTCAACGGAAAGGAGCGTCATGCGTCAGCCCTCGTCGTTTTACGCGCATCAAACGCATCGCGCACCGCCTCACCGATAAAGATCAGCAGCGTGAGCATAAGCGCCAGAATGGTAAAAGCGCTGATGCCCAACCACGGCGCTTGCAGGTTGTTCTTGCCTTGGTTGAGCAGCTCCCCCAGCGAAGGCGATCCCGGAGGCAGGCCAAAGCCAAGAAAGTCCAGCGCCGTTAGCGTCGTGATGGAATGGTTGAGAACAAAGGGCAGATAGGTAAGCGTCGCCACCATCGCGTTGGGCAAGACATGCTTGAACATGATGAGCGTGTCGCCCGCGCCCAGAGCCTTGGCGGCGCGAACGTAATCAAGGTTGCGGGCGCGCAGAAACTCGGCGCGGACAACATGAACCAGTGACATCCACGAAAACAGAAGCATGAGCGTGAGGAGCCACCAGAAGTTTGGCTGCACGAGCGAGGCCATAATGATAAGCAGGTAGAGAACGGGCATCCCCCCCCATACTTCCATCACGCGTTGCATCAAAAGGTCGGTGAGGCCGCCGAAATAGCCCTGCACCGCGCCCGCGCAAACGCCGATGATCGATGAGAAAAGCGTAAGCGTCAGGCCGAACAAGACCGAGATGCGAAAACCATAGATCATTCGCGCCAGCACGTCGCGGCCTTGATCGTCCGTGCCCAGCCAGTTTTCGGACGAAGGCGGCGCGGGCGCGGGAACGGTCAGGTTGTAATTGATCGTGTTATAGGAAAAGGGGATCGGCGGCCAGATCATCCAGCCTCCCTTTTCAGCGATAAGCTTTTTCAGGTAAGGCTCGCGGTATCGCGCCTCTGTCTCAAACTCGCCGCCAAAGGTGGTTTCAGGATAGACCTTAAAAATAGGCGCATAAGTTTGGCCGTTCACATGCAGGAGTAGCGGCTTGTCGTTCGCGATCAACTCGGCGGCCATGGCCAGCACAAACAGGATCAGAAAAAGCCAGAACGCGTAGTATCCGCGCTTGTTGGCTTTAAAGCCCGCCAGCCGCCGTTGCGTGAGGGGAGAGAGGGACGTTTTCAAGTGCGGCTCCTTCCCTTCGTGTCATTCTGGCGAAGGCCGGAATCCAGTGCCGCGCGTCTGCGCGGCGTATGACTCTTGTGCGCGGCAGACGCCGCGCGCTGGATCCCGCTTTTCAGCGGGATGACGAAAGTGTTTTGGATTGAAAGCGATTCCATCACGTCTTCCTCGCTTCAAAATCGATGCGGGGATCGACGGCGACGTACATCAAATCCCCCACCA comes from Bdellovibrionales bacterium and encodes:
- a CDS encoding ABC transporter ATP-binding protein codes for the protein MTLLSVENLNVTFGNGACAVQAVRGVSFTINKGETLALVGESGSGKSVTALSILRLLPVEPVGEIVFDGLSILCPSCPRKRASRLVSVEQVKRDPRLRGDDEKMKSAPPIQTIRGNRIAMIFQEPMTSLNPLHTIEKQIGEVLFVHKGLSETAARARTLELLTLVGLPDPEKRLAAYPHELSGGQRQRVMIAMALANDPDLLIADEPTTALDVTIQAQILALLKDIQQKMGMALLMITHDLGIVRRIADRVSVMQAGEIVESGSCDAIFNAPQHPYTQMLLAAEPKGHATKATPNAPLVLKADNIKVHFPIKTGFLRRVTDTIRAVDGISLSIRAGETIGIVGESGSGKTTLGLALLRLTDSQGTITFDGQAIEKLSRSAMRPLRQAIQVVFQDPYGSLSPRMTVGDIIAEGLDIHGLAGSKAERQRRIEEALADVGLDPALQTRFPHEFSGGQRQRIAIARAMILRPKLVILDEPTSALDRSVQAQIIDLLRDLQKRYGLAYLFISHDLRVVKALSNYVIVMKEGRVVEEGAAESLFQAPQEEYTKALLSAAL
- the topA gene encoding type I DNA topoisomerase; its protein translation is MSHKVVIVESPAKAKTINKYLGSDYVVVASFGHIRDLPPKDGSVRPDEDFAMDWELGDRASRPVAEIAKLAKGADAIYLASDPDREGEAIAWHVQEILKEKNLIKGTPVHRITFNEITKQTVLDAIAHPREIDHNLVDAYRARRALDYLVGFSLSPVLWRKLPGSKSAGRVQSVALRLICERESEIEAFKPQEFWTLLGSFLTQKGGVLSANLTHLDGKKLDKFAISNEAEATATLAILSKLSYHVGAVEKKQSKRNPYPPFTTSTLQQEASRKLGLGATRTMRIAQALYEGVDIGGETVGLITYMRTDGVSISTEAVMAARDVIAQDYGKDFVASSPRMYKSTAKNAQEAHEAIRPTDLKRRPQQVAKYLDADGLRLYTLIWQRTMACQMASAVLDQVAVDITDNGNKATFRATGSTVVFDGWFKVYQDSRDDDAAEQDDDNRRLPPVNQNDPLDKQEIKPEQHFTQPPPRYGEASLVKRLEELGIGRPSTYASIMQVLQDRSYVVLDKKRFVPEDRGRIVTAFLENYFSTYVQYDFTADLEEKLDEVADNKLAWKKVMRGFWTDFAKAVDGTKDLKISDVIDALDEALGPHFFPLREDGSDPRVCTVCGSGRMGLKLGKFGAFIGCSNYPDCKNTRPLAVSGSAGEDAAQNMPPRELGLDPKTKMPISARMGPYGAYVQLDLPEATAPADAPEEKPAKGKKPAKKKKEVKAKPKRVSLPKGVDPNLITLDTALQLLALPREVGAHPETGEIITAGLGRYGAYIKVGPRYKSLPDDDDVLSIGLNRAVVLLAEPDKGRRGGSTSSAKLLGEHPSDQKHVTLNAGRFGPYVKWAKVMATVTKAYDPEALTLEQALEIIEAKIAKGGTGGKAKTTKAKAAPKAKAATKDKGKPKPKVKKAATAKPAAKAKAAPKAKPAAKKKPTEKKRIS
- the dprA gene encoding DNA-processing protein DprA produces the protein MKRTTVSTSERLDWLRLIRTENVGPITFYQLLTRYGSARQALEALPALAQKGGRGRPLTPPPLKDIETEITFIEKKGGHILCACESDYPERLASIEDAPPVLTVFGDPAILHKKQLAIVGARNASINGRKMAERLASDLAAQGYVITSGLARGIDTTAHNNALATGTIAVVAGGVDVVYPEENRVLYERIIAQGCVVSEQPAHCEPRANLFPKRNRIIAGLSLGVIVIEAAKQSGSLITARMALEQGREVFAVPGSPLDPRSAGTNDLLRQGATLTESAADVIESLSRPLRLFAETEANPFEHAEMIVDDQKLDQVREKILENLSPSPVLVDELVRQCQLSLPLVLTVLLELELAGRLDRQPGHQVALIG
- a CDS encoding ABC transporter permease: MKTSLSPLTQRRLAGFKANKRGYYAFWLFLILFVLAMAAELIANDKPLLLHVNGQTYAPIFKVYPETTFGGEFETEARYREPYLKKLIAEKGGWMIWPPIPFSYNTINYNLTVPAPAPPSSENWLGTDDQGRDVLARMIYGFRISVLFGLTLTLFSSIIGVCAGAVQGYFGGLTDLLMQRVMEVWGGMPVLYLLIIMASLVQPNFWWLLTLMLLFSWMSLVHVVRAEFLRARNLDYVRAAKALGAGDTLIMFKHVLPNAMVATLTYLPFVLNHSITTLTALDFLGFGLPPGSPSLGELLNQGKNNLQAPWLGISAFTILALMLTLLIFIGEAVRDAFDARKTTRADA